One region of Brachybacterium saurashtrense genomic DNA includes:
- a CDS encoding L,D-transpeptidase family protein yields MTNVTDSAALGGPSRPTGRHGRRRVALLIVAIVAVIAVVLTGGALAYAKQFEGRALPGTTVLGQDVAGQTPEEIAALVAERGEEVTVSVTAGEKQLEVGLEELGVSVDAAATAQAAVGRDDSFADVIASTWSGEHEVSPVVAVDEASTVAFAKGLVPEDRTTPVDAEVTFDEDSQTWTAEPGRNGQGVDPQPLVDAVTAHAPTLESFSVEQPIEEIAPSITTEEAEAVVADIAALLEQPMAIEGPDGATHEVSSERRNGWISVAPDEAEQTLRIAVDEDAVREWVSTVAAQDAVEPEDGIEQVDEDGEVVKVVTEKKDGLKITNTDAVADQLIAALTGTTPLEAAFESTTVEATVEQVDAPAPAEEEDEEDSEESAAPPANPTGEKWIDVDLSAKTVTAYVGDTPVWGPRAMVDGKEGYETVTGTYEIYLRYDRQDMTNAPYYPEDHPKYYYTPDVPWVQYFHRGYGFHGAPWRSSFGYSGSHGCINLPVSDAKWLYDWASIGTKTVVHY; encoded by the coding sequence ATGACGAACGTGACCGACTCGGCCGCGCTGGGCGGCCCGTCCAGGCCCACCGGTCGGCATGGCCGCCGGCGCGTGGCCCTGCTGATCGTGGCGATCGTGGCCGTGATCGCCGTGGTCCTCACGGGTGGCGCGCTCGCCTACGCCAAGCAGTTCGAGGGTCGCGCGCTCCCCGGCACCACCGTTCTCGGTCAGGACGTCGCAGGCCAGACCCCTGAGGAGATCGCCGCACTGGTCGCCGAGCGCGGCGAGGAGGTGACCGTCTCGGTCACGGCCGGGGAGAAGCAGCTCGAGGTGGGTCTCGAGGAGCTCGGAGTGTCGGTGGACGCCGCCGCCACCGCCCAGGCCGCCGTGGGGCGCGACGACTCCTTCGCCGACGTGATCGCCTCCACCTGGTCCGGCGAGCACGAGGTCTCACCCGTGGTCGCCGTGGACGAGGCGAGCACCGTGGCGTTCGCCAAGGGCCTGGTGCCCGAGGACCGCACCACCCCGGTGGATGCCGAGGTCACCTTCGACGAGGACTCGCAGACGTGGACCGCCGAGCCGGGCCGCAACGGCCAGGGCGTGGACCCGCAGCCCCTGGTCGACGCCGTCACCGCGCACGCCCCCACGCTCGAGAGCTTCAGCGTGGAGCAGCCCATCGAGGAGATCGCCCCCTCGATCACCACCGAGGAGGCGGAGGCGGTGGTCGCGGACATCGCCGCGCTGCTCGAGCAGCCGATGGCGATCGAGGGTCCGGACGGCGCCACCCATGAGGTCTCCTCCGAGCGCCGCAACGGCTGGATCTCCGTGGCCCCGGACGAGGCGGAGCAGACCCTCCGCATCGCCGTGGACGAGGACGCGGTGCGCGAGTGGGTCTCGACCGTCGCAGCGCAGGACGCCGTGGAGCCCGAGGACGGCATCGAGCAGGTGGACGAGGACGGCGAGGTGGTCAAGGTCGTCACCGAGAAGAAGGACGGCCTGAAGATCACCAACACGGACGCCGTCGCCGACCAGCTGATCGCCGCCCTCACGGGCACCACGCCCCTCGAGGCCGCTTTCGAGTCGACCACGGTGGAGGCGACGGTGGAGCAGGTCGACGCCCCCGCGCCCGCCGAGGAGGAGGACGAGGAGGACTCCGAGGAGTCCGCGGCCCCGCCCGCGAACCCCACCGGCGAGAAGTGGATCGACGTGGACCTCTCGGCGAAGACGGTCACCGCCTACGTGGGTGACACCCCCGTGTGGGGCCCCCGCGCCATGGTGGACGGCAAGGAGGGCTACGAGACCGTCACGGGCACCTACGAGATCTACCTGCGCTACGACCGGCAGGACATGACCAACGCGCCCTACTACCCCGAGGACCACCCGAAGTACTACTACACCCCGGACGTCCCCTGGGTGCAGTACTTCCATCGGGGCTACGGCTTCCACGGCGCGCCCTGGCGGTCCTCCTTCGGCTACTCCGGCTCCCACGGCTGCATCAACCTGCCCGTCTCGGATGCGAAGTGGCTGTACGACTGGGCGAGCATCGGCACCAAGACCGTCGTGCACTACTGA
- a CDS encoding bifunctional riboflavin kinase/FAD synthetase: MTRVPIWHTVDEVPADLGPTAVSIGNYDGVHRGHRFVLDQLRRQAQSRSLAPVALTFWPHPRHVMGDPEATPLLTGHEDRDRLLLLAGLHGVLDLEFTLPFAQHSPEDFVRIFLVEGLGARCVVLGEDSLFGRGNSGDISTMRALGERYGFEVVTVDELGPEGAGSGRISSSAIRRALLDGEIEVANDALGRLHTVTDIVHHGFRRGRELGFPTANLGPAPSGLIPADGVYAGYLTVTEQDLSHLGTPPLAGAPATISVGTNPTFETDGAPRRTVEAYVHGAYDLDLYGDRVRLEFVALQRPTLKFDSVESLVEQMDRDVEVTRRTLASEHSLPGSTP, from the coding sequence GTGACCCGCGTCCCCATCTGGCACACCGTCGACGAGGTGCCTGCAGATCTCGGCCCCACCGCGGTCTCCATCGGGAACTACGACGGCGTGCACCGCGGGCACCGCTTCGTGCTCGACCAGCTCCGTCGGCAGGCGCAGAGCCGTTCCCTCGCCCCCGTGGCGCTCACCTTCTGGCCTCATCCGCGGCACGTGATGGGCGATCCGGAGGCAACCCCGCTGCTCACCGGGCACGAGGACCGCGACCGCCTGCTGCTCCTGGCCGGGCTGCACGGCGTGCTCGATCTCGAGTTCACCCTGCCCTTTGCCCAGCATTCGCCCGAGGATTTCGTGCGGATCTTCCTGGTCGAGGGGCTGGGGGCGCGCTGCGTGGTGCTCGGCGAGGACTCCCTGTTCGGGCGCGGCAACTCCGGGGACATCTCCACGATGCGCGCCCTGGGGGAGCGGTACGGCTTCGAGGTGGTCACCGTCGACGAGCTCGGGCCGGAGGGCGCCGGCTCCGGGCGCATCTCCTCCTCCGCCATCCGGCGCGCCCTGCTGGACGGCGAGATCGAGGTCGCGAACGACGCGCTGGGCAGGCTCCACACGGTCACCGACATCGTCCACCACGGCTTCCGCCGCGGCCGCGAGCTGGGTTTCCCCACCGCGAACCTGGGCCCCGCCCCCTCCGGGCTGATCCCGGCCGACGGCGTCTACGCCGGGTACCTCACCGTCACCGAGCAGGACCTCTCCCATCTGGGCACCCCGCCGCTGGCCGGGGCGCCCGCCACGATCTCCGTGGGCACCAACCCCACCTTCGAGACCGACGGGGCGCCGCGACGCACCGTCGAGGCGTACGTGCACGGCGCCTATGACCTGGACCTCTACGGCGATCGGGTGCGGCTCGAGTTCGTCGCCCTGCAGCGGCCCACGCTGAAGTTCGACTCGGTGGAGAGCCTGGTCGAGCAGATGGATCGCGACGTCGAGGTGACCCGCCGCACTCTGGCCTCGGAGCACTCCCTGCCCGGTTCCACCCCCTGA
- the rpsO gene encoding 30S ribosomal protein S15, producing MAFDTATKQQIIKEYGTTEGDTGSPEVQIALLSHRITYLTEHLKTHKHDHHTRRGLMLLVGQRKRLLQYLQGVDIERYRSLIKRLGIRR from the coding sequence ATGGCCTTCGACACCGCTACGAAGCAGCAGATCATCAAGGAGTACGGGACCACCGAGGGCGACACCGGTTCGCCCGAGGTCCAGATCGCGCTCCTCAGCCACCGCATCACCTACCTGACCGAGCACCTCAAGACCCACAAGCACGACCACCACACCCGTCGTGGTCTGATGCTGCTGGTCGGTCAGCGCAAGCGTCTTCTGCAGTACCTGCAGGGCGTCGACATCGAGCGCTACCGCTCGCTGATCAAGCGTCTCGGCATCCGCCGGTGA
- a CDS encoding polyribonucleotide nucleotidyltransferase produces MEGPEITATTAVIDNGSYGRREVRFETGRLAQQAAGAVAVYLDDDTMVFSATAVSNKPKEHFDFFPLTIDVEERMYAAGRIPGSFFRREGRPGTDAILAARLTDRPLRPAFVKGLRNEVQVVLTVMSCNPEDAYDVVGINGASASTQISGLPFSGPIGGVRIALMPDASGGGQWVAFPTFAQLDEAVFSMVVAGRIVEDDVAIMMVEAEATDNAWTLIKEQGAIAPTEGVVAEGLEAAKVFIRSLCVAQQELAAKAAKPVREFPLFLDYQEDAYGIVEAAATERLAEVMAIAAKTEREERTEQLLAEVTEELSGEGKQLEGREKEVSGAFRALTKQVVRKKVLTDGIRIDGRGLRDIRALSAEVEVLPRVHGSALFQRGETQILGVSTLNMLKMEQQIDSLGPVDRKRYIHHYNFPPYSTGETGRVGSPKRREVGHGMLAERAIVPVLPSREEFPYAIRQVSEALGSNGSTSMGSVCASTLSLLNAGVPLRAPVAGIAMGLISDTVEGETRYAALTDILGAEDAFGDMDFKVAGTSEFVTAIQLDTKLDGLPASVLTGALSQAHEARLAILGVLAEAIDAPDEMSPHAPRVLAVTIPVDKIGAVIGPKGQMINQIQDDTGADITIEDDGTVYIGATDGPSAEAARSAVNAIANPMVPEVGERYLGTVVRVVDFGAFISLTPGKDGLLHVTQLRKLNGGKRVDNVEDVATVGQKIEVEIREIDARGKISLAVIEDEAESTDAAPAEETSAE; encoded by the coding sequence ATGGAAGGCCCTGAAATCACCGCCACCACCGCCGTCATCGACAACGGCTCCTACGGGCGCCGCGAGGTCCGCTTCGAGACCGGGCGCCTCGCCCAGCAGGCCGCCGGCGCCGTCGCCGTCTACCTCGACGACGACACCATGGTGTTCTCGGCGACCGCCGTCTCGAACAAGCCGAAGGAGCACTTCGACTTCTTCCCGCTCACCATCGACGTCGAGGAGCGGATGTACGCCGCGGGCCGCATCCCCGGCTCGTTCTTCCGTCGCGAGGGCCGCCCGGGCACCGACGCGATCCTCGCCGCCCGCCTCACCGACCGCCCGCTGCGCCCCGCCTTCGTGAAGGGTCTGCGCAACGAGGTCCAGGTCGTGCTGACGGTCATGTCCTGCAACCCCGAGGACGCCTACGACGTCGTCGGCATCAACGGCGCCTCCGCCTCCACCCAGATCTCGGGCCTGCCCTTCTCCGGCCCGATCGGCGGCGTGCGCATCGCGCTCATGCCCGACGCCTCCGGCGGTGGCCAGTGGGTCGCCTTCCCCACCTTCGCGCAGCTGGACGAGGCCGTGTTCTCGATGGTGGTCGCCGGCCGCATCGTGGAGGACGACGTCGCGATCATGATGGTCGAGGCCGAGGCCACCGACAACGCCTGGACCCTCATCAAGGAGCAGGGCGCGATCGCCCCCACCGAGGGCGTTGTCGCCGAGGGCCTCGAGGCCGCGAAGGTGTTCATCCGCAGCCTCTGCGTCGCCCAGCAGGAGCTGGCCGCGAAGGCCGCCAAGCCGGTGCGCGAGTTCCCGCTGTTCCTGGACTACCAGGAGGACGCCTACGGCATCGTCGAGGCCGCCGCGACCGAGCGCCTCGCCGAGGTCATGGCCATCGCCGCGAAGACCGAGCGCGAGGAGCGCACCGAGCAGCTGCTCGCCGAGGTCACCGAGGAGCTCTCCGGCGAGGGGAAGCAGCTCGAGGGCCGCGAGAAGGAGGTCTCCGGGGCGTTCCGCGCACTGACCAAGCAGGTCGTGCGGAAGAAGGTCCTCACCGACGGCATCCGCATCGACGGCCGCGGCCTGCGGGACATCCGCGCGCTCTCCGCCGAGGTCGAGGTGCTCCCGCGCGTGCACGGCTCGGCCCTGTTCCAGCGCGGCGAGACCCAGATCCTGGGCGTCTCCACGCTGAACATGCTCAAGATGGAGCAGCAGATCGACTCGCTCGGCCCCGTCGACCGCAAGCGCTACATCCACCACTACAACTTCCCGCCGTACTCCACCGGCGAGACCGGCCGCGTGGGCTCGCCGAAGCGCCGCGAGGTGGGCCACGGCATGCTCGCCGAGCGCGCCATCGTGCCGGTGCTGCCCAGCCGCGAGGAGTTCCCCTACGCGATCCGCCAGGTCTCCGAGGCGCTGGGCTCCAACGGCTCCACCTCGATGGGCTCCGTGTGCGCCTCGACCCTGTCGCTGCTGAACGCCGGTGTGCCGCTCCGCGCCCCGGTGGCCGGCATCGCCATGGGCCTGATCTCCGACACGGTCGAGGGGGAGACGCGCTACGCGGCCCTGACCGACATCCTCGGGGCCGAGGACGCCTTCGGCGACATGGACTTCAAGGTGGCCGGCACCAGCGAGTTCGTCACCGCGATCCAGCTGGACACCAAGCTCGACGGCCTCCCGGCCTCCGTGCTCACCGGTGCGCTGTCCCAGGCGCACGAGGCGCGCCTGGCGATCCTCGGCGTGCTCGCCGAGGCGATCGACGCCCCCGACGAGATGAGCCCGCACGCCCCGCGCGTGCTCGCGGTCACCATCCCGGTGGACAAGATCGGCGCGGTCATCGGCCCGAAGGGCCAGATGATCAACCAGATCCAGGACGACACCGGCGCGGACATCACCATCGAGGACGACGGCACCGTCTACATCGGCGCCACCGACGGCCCCTCGGCCGAGGCGGCCCGCTCCGCGGTCAACGCCATCGCCAACCCGATGGTCCCCGAGGTGGGCGAGCGCTACCTCGGCACCGTGGTGCGCGTGGTCGACTTCGGCGCGTTCATCTCGCTCACCCCGGGCAAGGACGGACTCCTCCACGTCACCCAGCTGCGCAAGCTCAACGGCGGCAAGCGGGTCGACAACGTCGAGGACGTCGCCACGGTGGGCCAGAAGATCGAGGTGGAGATTCGCGAGATCGACGCCCGCGGCAAGATCTCCCTCGCGGTGATCGAGGACGAGGCGGAGTCCACCGACGCCGCCCCGGCCGAGGAGACCTCCGCGGAGTGA
- a CDS encoding WD40 repeat domain-containing protein, translated as MSGTTRRALLGAGLILGAGTLSACGRPPGSVCVEGDQQLDPGGGVSIPFLGAETPLRREPQLGLLGLVVSPDGTRVAAQEWWHRKSLSESRTAGTTIWDTASGEIVTRFDDSMTGAIAWHPQDDLIATASELAIHLARPDGEVLWTLGGHVPSDSLRSRIVRDLAFSPDGDQLASLSTDGTVRLWTVAAGTCSTAQVLRISSGTPMALTYMQGGAQIAVAVQGRGTEVWDARTGERVATLEDCSQDAVGIAASGRGRVIVGIAEEARLQSASPDSECEPGVESGIPVPEFLAAGPGGRIAVSGGESGRVELWGAGLANHERVDLPESIPDLGVPGELGRTTWGPDGTLFAVTRWWGVIVWDGQEWSPLEMP; from the coding sequence ATGAGCGGGACCACCAGACGAGCTCTGCTGGGCGCCGGGCTGATCCTCGGAGCGGGAACGCTCAGCGCCTGCGGCCGGCCTCCGGGCAGCGTCTGCGTGGAGGGTGATCAGCAGCTCGATCCCGGGGGCGGGGTGTCGATCCCCTTTCTCGGGGCGGAGACCCCACTGCGCAGAGAGCCGCAACTGGGGCTCCTCGGCCTTGTCGTGTCTCCGGACGGCACCCGGGTCGCTGCCCAGGAATGGTGGCACCGCAAGTCGTTGTCGGAGAGCAGGACGGCCGGGACGACGATCTGGGACACCGCGTCCGGTGAGATCGTCACCCGCTTCGACGACTCCATGACCGGTGCGATCGCCTGGCATCCGCAGGACGACCTGATCGCGACCGCCAGTGAGCTCGCGATCCACCTGGCGCGGCCCGACGGCGAGGTGCTGTGGACCCTCGGCGGGCATGTCCCGTCCGATTCCCTGCGCTCCCGGATCGTCCGGGACCTCGCCTTCAGTCCCGATGGCGACCAGCTCGCTTCGCTGAGCACGGACGGGACGGTTCGGCTCTGGACGGTCGCCGCGGGCACGTGTTCGACCGCGCAGGTCCTTCGGATCTCGTCCGGAACGCCGATGGCGCTCACCTACATGCAGGGCGGCGCACAGATCGCCGTCGCCGTCCAGGGGCGAGGCACCGAGGTGTGGGACGCCCGCACCGGTGAACGGGTCGCCACCCTGGAGGACTGCTCGCAGGACGCGGTGGGGATCGCCGCGAGCGGCCGCGGGCGCGTCATCGTGGGCATCGCCGAGGAGGCCCGGCTCCAGTCGGCGTCCCCCGATTCCGAGTGCGAGCCGGGTGTCGAATCGGGGATCCCCGTTCCCGAGTTCCTCGCCGCAGGCCCGGGCGGCCGCATCGCCGTCTCCGGAGGGGAGTCCGGGAGGGTCGAGCTCTGGGGTGCGGGCCTCGCGAACCACGAGCGCGTCGACCTGCCCGAGTCCATCCCGGACCTCGGTGTCCCCGGAGAGCTGGGGCGCACCACGTGGGGCCCGGACGGCACGCTCTTTGCGGTGACCCGTTGGTGGGGAGTGATCGTGTGGGACGGCCAGGAATGGTCGCCGCTGGAGATGCCGTGA